A single Camarhynchus parvulus chromosome 5, STF_HiC, whole genome shotgun sequence DNA region contains:
- the LOC115904715 gene encoding fibrinogen-like protein 1-like protein produces MPLRSSAGFVLLLLSQCTASLGSKEALGLANAHLLPQRDYERLGNAHEKDYPRDCFEILKHSKGNSRDGLYIIKPKEEPIVVFCNMQDGGWTVIQHITANSTVDFDRTWQDYKYGFGSVDENHWLGNEYMHQLTGSSVQYILGVKLVNLNAEVKWGQYEPFLIEGEESQYRIRVGLYKGNATDALTLDTDAYLHDNQKFTTKDRDNDNYFMNCAKLELNGIPGGGWWYDACAGANLNRRNVIYWHRDCSKQQPCKFAWMMVKPIKHHQSYPTKACPCQKVEL; encoded by the exons ATGCCATTGAGGAGCTCAGCAGGATTCGTGCTGCTCTTGCTCTCTCAGTGCACTGCGTCCCTGGGCTCCAAAGAGGCACTGGGCCTAGCTAATGCCCACCTCCTCCCCCAGAGAGACTATGAGAGACTGGGAAACGCCCATGAGAAAG acTATCCTAGGGATTGTTTTGAGATCTTAAAGCACTCCAAAGGAAACTCCAGAGATGGCCTTTACATCATCAAACCAAAAGAAGAACCAATTGTTGTCTTTTGTAACATGCAGGATGGTGGCTGGACAGTAATCCAGCACATTACAGCCAACAGCACTGTCGATTTTGACAGGACTTGGCAGGACTACAAATATGGATTTGGCTCTGTTGATGAGAACCACTGGTTAGGAAATGAATACATGCATCAGTTAACTGGCAGCTCAGTGCAATATATACTTGGAGTTAAACTTGTGAATCTAAATGCTGAAGTCAAATGGGGACAGTATGAGCCATTCCTGATTGAGGGGGAGGAGTCTCAATATCGAATCAGGGTTGGTCTTTACAAAGGCAACGCCACTGATGCTCTGACCCTGGACACAGATGCTTATCTCCATGACAACCAGAAGTTCACCACCAAGGACAGAGACAATGACAATTACTTTATGAATTGTGCTAAGCTGGAGCTCAATGGCATTCCTGGGGGAGGCTGGTGGTACgatgcctgtgctggggcaaACCTGAATCGCAGGAACGTGATATACTGGCATAGAGACTGCAGCAAGCAACAGCCCTGCAAGTTTGCATGGATGATGGTCAAACCCATCAAGCACCACCAGTCATACCCTACCAAGGCCTGCCCCTGTCAGAAAGTTGAACTGTAG